In the Apteryx mantelli isolate bAptMan1 chromosome 1, bAptMan1.hap1, whole genome shotgun sequence genome, one interval contains:
- the CRY1 gene encoding cryptochrome-1 isoform X3, translating to MNLQGLRFLLQCLEDLDANLRKLNSRLFVIRGQPADVFPRLFKEWNIAKLSIEYDSEPFGKERDAAIKKLASEAGVEVIVRISHTLYDLDKIIELNGGQPPLTYKRFQTLISRMEPLEMPVETITPEVMEKCTTPVSDDHDEKYGVPSLEELGFDTDGLPSAVWPGGETEALTRLERHLERKAWVANFERPRMNANSLLASPTGLSPYLRFGCLSCRLFYFKLTDLYKKVKKNSSPPLSLYGQLLWREFFYTAATNNPRFDKMEGNPICVQIPWDKNPEALAKWAEGRTGFPWIDAIMTQLRQEGWIHHLARHAVACFLTRGDLWISWEEGMKVFEELLLDADWSVNAGSWMWLSCSSFFQQFFHCYCPVGFGRRTDPNGDYIRRYLPVLRGFPAKYIYDPWNAPESVQKAAKCIIGVNYPKPMVNHAEASRLNIERMKQIYQQLSRYRGLGLLATVPSNPNGNGNGGLMGYSPGENISACGSTGGAQLGTGDGHTVGVQTCALGDSHTGASGIQQQGYCQASSILHYAHGDNHQSHLLQTGRTSLGTGISAGKRPNPEEETQSIGPKVQRQSTN from the exons ATTTCTACTTCAGTGTCTTGAGGATCTTGATGCCAATCTACGGAAACTGAATTCTCGCTTGTTTGTTATTCGTGGACAGCCAGCAGATGTTTTCCCCAGACTTTTTAAG GAATGGAACATTGCAAAACTTTCTATCGAATATGATTCTGAACCATTTGGGAAAGAAAGAGATGCCGCAATTAAGAAACTGGCTAGTGAAGCTGGAGTGGAGGTCATTGTTCGAATTTCCCATACATTGTATGACCTAGACAA aataaTAGAATTAAATGGAGGACAGCCTCCTCTTACTTACAAGCGATTCCAGACTCTAATTAGTAGAATGGAACCCCTGGAGATGCCAGTGGAAACTATAACTCCAGAAGTAATGGAAAAATGTACTACTCCAGTTTCTGATGACCATGATGAGAAATATGGTGTGCCGTCACTTGAAGAGCTAG gtTTCGACACAGATGGTCTGCCTTCCGCAGTATGGCCAGGGGGAGAAACAGAAGCTCTGACACGACTGGAAAGACATTTAGAACGAAAG GCTTGGGTAGCAAACTTTGAAAGACCACGAATGAATGCGAATTCCCTTCTGGCAAGTCCTACAGGGCTTAGTCCCTACCTCCGTTTTGGCTGTTTGTCCTGTCGTCTCTTTTATTTCAAGTTAACGGACCTGTATAAAAAG GTAAAAAAGAACagctcccctcccctctctctctatGGCCAGCTGTTATGGCGTGAATTTTTCTACACAGCAGCAACTAACAATCCACGATTTGATAAAATGGAGGGAAATCCTATCTGTGTTCAAATTCCCTGGGATAAGAATCCTGAGGCTTTGGCCAAGTGGGCAGAAGGCAGGACAGGTTTTCCCTGGATTGATGCAATTATGACACAGCTTCGCCAAGAAGGCTGGATTCACCATCTAGCTCGGCATGCTGTGGCATGCTTCTTGACTCGAGGTGACCTCTGGATTAGCTGGGAAGAAGGAATGAAG GTGTTTGAAGAACTCCTACTTGATGCAGATTGGAGTGTGAATGCTGGAAGCTGGATGTGGCTCTCCTGTAGTTCCTTTTTTCAACAGTTCTTTCACTGCTACTGTCCAGTGGGTTTTGGCAGAAGAACTGACCCAAATGGGGATTATATCAG ACGTTATTTGCCTGTACTCAGAGGTTTCCCTGCAAAATACATCTATGATCCTTGGAATGCACCAGAGAGTGTCCAGAAGGCTGCAAAATGCATTATCGGAGTTAATTATCCCAAACCGATGGTAAATCATGCAGAGGCAAGCCGTCTGAATATTGAGAGGATGAAACAAATCTACCAGCAGCTTTCACGATATAGAGGACTGG GTCTTCTTGCAACAGTGCCTTCTAAtccaaatggaaatggaaatggtgGCCTAATGGGATATTCCCCAGGAGAAAACATTTCTGCTTGTGGTAGTACAGGAG GAGCTCAGTTAGGAACGGGTGACGGCCATACTGTTGGTGTTCAGACATGTGCCCTGGGAGATTCTCATACTGGAGCAAGTGGAATTCAGCAGCAAG GTTACTGTCAAGCAAGTAGTATCTTACACTACGCTCATGGAGACAATCACCAATCACACTTATTGCAaacag GAAGAACATCCCTTGGTACTGGCATTAGTGCAGGCAAACGCCCAAATCCAGAAGAAGAAACTCAGAGCATTGGGCCAAAAGTCCAGCGACAGAGCACAAATTAA
- the CRY1 gene encoding cryptochrome-1 isoform X1, producing the protein MGVNAVHWFRKGLRLHDNPALRECIQGADTVRCVYILDPWFAGSSNVGINRWRFLLQCLEDLDANLRKLNSRLFVIRGQPADVFPRLFKEWNIAKLSIEYDSEPFGKERDAAIKKLASEAGVEVIVRISHTLYDLDKIIELNGGQPPLTYKRFQTLISRMEPLEMPVETITPEVMEKCTTPVSDDHDEKYGVPSLEELGFDTDGLPSAVWPGGETEALTRLERHLERKAWVANFERPRMNANSLLASPTGLSPYLRFGCLSCRLFYFKLTDLYKKVKKNSSPPLSLYGQLLWREFFYTAATNNPRFDKMEGNPICVQIPWDKNPEALAKWAEGRTGFPWIDAIMTQLRQEGWIHHLARHAVACFLTRGDLWISWEEGMKVFEELLLDADWSVNAGSWMWLSCSSFFQQFFHCYCPVGFGRRTDPNGDYIRRYLPVLRGFPAKYIYDPWNAPESVQKAAKCIIGVNYPKPMVNHAEASRLNIERMKQIYQQLSRYRGLGLLATVPSNPNGNGNGGLMGYSPGENISACGSTGGAQLGTGDGHTVGVQTCALGDSHTGASGIQQQGYCQASSILHYAHGDNHQSHLLQTGRTSLGTGISAGKRPNPEEETQSIGPKVQRQSTN; encoded by the exons ATTTCTACTTCAGTGTCTTGAGGATCTTGATGCCAATCTACGGAAACTGAATTCTCGCTTGTTTGTTATTCGTGGACAGCCAGCAGATGTTTTCCCCAGACTTTTTAAG GAATGGAACATTGCAAAACTTTCTATCGAATATGATTCTGAACCATTTGGGAAAGAAAGAGATGCCGCAATTAAGAAACTGGCTAGTGAAGCTGGAGTGGAGGTCATTGTTCGAATTTCCCATACATTGTATGACCTAGACAA aataaTAGAATTAAATGGAGGACAGCCTCCTCTTACTTACAAGCGATTCCAGACTCTAATTAGTAGAATGGAACCCCTGGAGATGCCAGTGGAAACTATAACTCCAGAAGTAATGGAAAAATGTACTACTCCAGTTTCTGATGACCATGATGAGAAATATGGTGTGCCGTCACTTGAAGAGCTAG gtTTCGACACAGATGGTCTGCCTTCCGCAGTATGGCCAGGGGGAGAAACAGAAGCTCTGACACGACTGGAAAGACATTTAGAACGAAAG GCTTGGGTAGCAAACTTTGAAAGACCACGAATGAATGCGAATTCCCTTCTGGCAAGTCCTACAGGGCTTAGTCCCTACCTCCGTTTTGGCTGTTTGTCCTGTCGTCTCTTTTATTTCAAGTTAACGGACCTGTATAAAAAG GTAAAAAAGAACagctcccctcccctctctctctatGGCCAGCTGTTATGGCGTGAATTTTTCTACACAGCAGCAACTAACAATCCACGATTTGATAAAATGGAGGGAAATCCTATCTGTGTTCAAATTCCCTGGGATAAGAATCCTGAGGCTTTGGCCAAGTGGGCAGAAGGCAGGACAGGTTTTCCCTGGATTGATGCAATTATGACACAGCTTCGCCAAGAAGGCTGGATTCACCATCTAGCTCGGCATGCTGTGGCATGCTTCTTGACTCGAGGTGACCTCTGGATTAGCTGGGAAGAAGGAATGAAG GTGTTTGAAGAACTCCTACTTGATGCAGATTGGAGTGTGAATGCTGGAAGCTGGATGTGGCTCTCCTGTAGTTCCTTTTTTCAACAGTTCTTTCACTGCTACTGTCCAGTGGGTTTTGGCAGAAGAACTGACCCAAATGGGGATTATATCAG ACGTTATTTGCCTGTACTCAGAGGTTTCCCTGCAAAATACATCTATGATCCTTGGAATGCACCAGAGAGTGTCCAGAAGGCTGCAAAATGCATTATCGGAGTTAATTATCCCAAACCGATGGTAAATCATGCAGAGGCAAGCCGTCTGAATATTGAGAGGATGAAACAAATCTACCAGCAGCTTTCACGATATAGAGGACTGG GTCTTCTTGCAACAGTGCCTTCTAAtccaaatggaaatggaaatggtgGCCTAATGGGATATTCCCCAGGAGAAAACATTTCTGCTTGTGGTAGTACAGGAG GAGCTCAGTTAGGAACGGGTGACGGCCATACTGTTGGTGTTCAGACATGTGCCCTGGGAGATTCTCATACTGGAGCAAGTGGAATTCAGCAGCAAG GTTACTGTCAAGCAAGTAGTATCTTACACTACGCTCATGGAGACAATCACCAATCACACTTATTGCAaacag GAAGAACATCCCTTGGTACTGGCATTAGTGCAGGCAAACGCCCAAATCCAGAAGAAGAAACTCAGAGCATTGGGCCAAAAGTCCAGCGACAGAGCACAAATTAA
- the CRY1 gene encoding cryptochrome-1 isoform X2, which yields MGVNAVHWFRKGLRLHDNPALRECIQGADTVRCVYILDPWFAGSSNVGINRWRFLLQCLEDLDANLRKLNSRLFVIRGQPADVFPRLFKEWNIAKLSIEYDSEPFGKERDAAIKKLASEAGVEVIVRISHTLYDLDKIIELNGGQPPLTYKRFQTLISRMEPLEMPVETITPEVMEKCTTPVSDDHDEKYGVPSLEELGFDTDGLPSAVWPGGETEALTRLERHLERKAWVANFERPRMNANSLLASPTGLSPYLRFGCLSCRLFYFKLTDLYKKVKKNSSPPLSLYGQLLWREFFYTAATNNPRFDKMEGNPICVQIPWDKNPEALAKWAEGRTGFPWIDAIMTQLRQEGWIHHLARHAVACFLTRGDLWISWEEGMKVFEELLLDADWSVNAGSWMWLSCSSFFQQFFHCYCPVGFGRRTDPNGDYIRRYLPVLRGFPAKYIYDPWNAPESVQKAAKCIIGVNYPKPMVNHAEASRLNIERMKQIYQQLSRYRGLGLLATVPSNPNGNGNGGLMGYSPGENISACGSTGGAQLGTGDGHTVGVQTCALGDSHTGASGIQQQGYCQASSILHYAHGDNHQSHLLQTALLEENVPHKEHAGQNSATLYWN from the exons ATTTCTACTTCAGTGTCTTGAGGATCTTGATGCCAATCTACGGAAACTGAATTCTCGCTTGTTTGTTATTCGTGGACAGCCAGCAGATGTTTTCCCCAGACTTTTTAAG GAATGGAACATTGCAAAACTTTCTATCGAATATGATTCTGAACCATTTGGGAAAGAAAGAGATGCCGCAATTAAGAAACTGGCTAGTGAAGCTGGAGTGGAGGTCATTGTTCGAATTTCCCATACATTGTATGACCTAGACAA aataaTAGAATTAAATGGAGGACAGCCTCCTCTTACTTACAAGCGATTCCAGACTCTAATTAGTAGAATGGAACCCCTGGAGATGCCAGTGGAAACTATAACTCCAGAAGTAATGGAAAAATGTACTACTCCAGTTTCTGATGACCATGATGAGAAATATGGTGTGCCGTCACTTGAAGAGCTAG gtTTCGACACAGATGGTCTGCCTTCCGCAGTATGGCCAGGGGGAGAAACAGAAGCTCTGACACGACTGGAAAGACATTTAGAACGAAAG GCTTGGGTAGCAAACTTTGAAAGACCACGAATGAATGCGAATTCCCTTCTGGCAAGTCCTACAGGGCTTAGTCCCTACCTCCGTTTTGGCTGTTTGTCCTGTCGTCTCTTTTATTTCAAGTTAACGGACCTGTATAAAAAG GTAAAAAAGAACagctcccctcccctctctctctatGGCCAGCTGTTATGGCGTGAATTTTTCTACACAGCAGCAACTAACAATCCACGATTTGATAAAATGGAGGGAAATCCTATCTGTGTTCAAATTCCCTGGGATAAGAATCCTGAGGCTTTGGCCAAGTGGGCAGAAGGCAGGACAGGTTTTCCCTGGATTGATGCAATTATGACACAGCTTCGCCAAGAAGGCTGGATTCACCATCTAGCTCGGCATGCTGTGGCATGCTTCTTGACTCGAGGTGACCTCTGGATTAGCTGGGAAGAAGGAATGAAG GTGTTTGAAGAACTCCTACTTGATGCAGATTGGAGTGTGAATGCTGGAAGCTGGATGTGGCTCTCCTGTAGTTCCTTTTTTCAACAGTTCTTTCACTGCTACTGTCCAGTGGGTTTTGGCAGAAGAACTGACCCAAATGGGGATTATATCAG ACGTTATTTGCCTGTACTCAGAGGTTTCCCTGCAAAATACATCTATGATCCTTGGAATGCACCAGAGAGTGTCCAGAAGGCTGCAAAATGCATTATCGGAGTTAATTATCCCAAACCGATGGTAAATCATGCAGAGGCAAGCCGTCTGAATATTGAGAGGATGAAACAAATCTACCAGCAGCTTTCACGATATAGAGGACTGG GTCTTCTTGCAACAGTGCCTTCTAAtccaaatggaaatggaaatggtgGCCTAATGGGATATTCCCCAGGAGAAAACATTTCTGCTTGTGGTAGTACAGGAG GAGCTCAGTTAGGAACGGGTGACGGCCATACTGTTGGTGTTCAGACATGTGCCCTGGGAGATTCTCATACTGGAGCAAGTGGAATTCAGCAGCAAG GTTACTGTCAAGCAAGTAGTATCTTACACTACGCTCATGGAGACAATCACCAATCACACTTATTGCAaacag cATTATTGGAAGAGAACGTACCACACAAAGAACACGCGGGACAAAATTCTGCTACTCTGTATTGGAACTGA